In Candidatus Methanosphaera massiliense, the following are encoded in one genomic region:
- a CDS encoding CapA family protein, which yields MIKITKSSLSNNLKKKIGILIVLIVILLALLVVFHPFSGADAMGGICESVEKGNLSVTVTGDVMFGRKMPGVLSTSESPYRYVSNVTGPSDILLVNTENPFTTSGDAVKPDVPLKADPKYINLVNGTNHTVIAANANNHEFDYGVNGMRDSIKNFDSAGIKHIGAGENKQEATSPATIEENGHKVTIFNYMDSSNFQEYSSEVMPVAGDSNPGYSAWDDNESPKQISEARNNGSDFIIVYMHYGNEYSRTPNDSQKNISHKAIDAGADTVLGAHTHVTQGIEMYNGKPIFYNLGNFMFDQSNTATHRAYFVNFNLTGDNVTATVYTVDLVNYLPHFMSASDGRALLEELNPQCSDLSITDSGTGKLSFKLGNNTTSNQ from the coding sequence TTGATAAAAATTACGAAATCGTCTTTATCAAATAACTTAAAAAAGAAAATAGGTATATTGATAGTTCTTATTGTTATCCTATTAGCTCTCTTAGTAGTATTTCATCCATTTTCAGGTGCTGATGCTATGGGAGGTATATGTGAATCAGTAGAGAAGGGTAATCTATCCGTTACGGTTACAGGGGATGTTATGTTTGGCCGTAAAATGCCAGGTGTATTATCTACTAGTGAAAGTCCTTACAGGTATGTTAGTAATGTAACAGGACCCTCTGATATCCTACTAGTAAATACTGAGAATCCTTTTACAACCTCTGGGGATGCAGTAAAACCTGATGTACCATTAAAGGCTGATCCAAAGTATATTAATCTAGTTAATGGAACTAATCATACTGTTATTGCAGCTAATGCTAATAACCATGAGTTTGATTATGGTGTTAATGGTATGAGGGATTCTATTAAGAACTTTGATAGTGCAGGTATTAAGCATATAGGTGCCGGTGAAAACAAACAAGAGGCAACAAGTCCCGCTACAATTGAAGAAAATGGTCATAAGGTAACTATATTTAACTATATGGATAGTAGTAATTTCCAGGAGTATAGTAGTGAGGTAATGCCAGTAGCTGGAGATTCAAATCCGGGTTATTCTGCATGGGATGATAATGAATCACCTAAACAGATTAGTGAAGCTAGAAATAATGGTTCTGACTTTATAATTGTATACATGCATTATGGTAATGAATATAGTAGAACACCTAATGATTCACAGAAAAACATTTCACATAAGGCAATTGATGCTGGTGCAGATACAGTTCTTGGTGCCCATACTCATGTAACTCAGGGTATTGAAATGTATAATGGTAAACCTATATTCTATAATCTTGGTAATTTCATGTTTGATCAGAGTAACACTGCTACACATAGAGCTTACTTTGTAAACTTTAATTTGACTGGTGATAATGTCACAGCAACAGTTTACACAGTAGACCTTGTTAATTACTTACCACATTTCATGTCTGCATCAGATGGCCGAGCTCTTCTTGAAGAGTTAAATCCACAGTGCTCTGATTTATCAATTACGGACAGTGGAACTGGAAAGTTATCATTCAAATTGGGAAATAATACTACTAGTAACCAGTAG